The Flavobacterium faecale genome has a segment encoding these proteins:
- a CDS encoding aminotransferase class I/II-fold pyridoxal phosphate-dependent enzyme — protein sequence MVKDLFERIQNNKGPLGKWASQAEGYFVFPKLEGDLGPRMKFQGKEVLNWSLNDYLGLANHPEVRKADADAALEFGAAAPMGARMMSGHTKYHEQLENELAAFVMKESAYLLNFGYQGMVSIIDALVTRNDVIVYDVDGHACIIDGVRLHAGKRFTYKHNDIESMEKNLQRATKIASETGGGILFITEGVFGMRGQQGKLKEIVEMKKKYNFRLLVDDAHGFGTLGKTGAGAGEEQGVQDEIDVYFSTFAKSMANIGAFVAADKEIIDYLKYNLRSQMFAKALPMIQTIGSLKRLELLRNHPELKDKLWENVNALQNGLKSKGFNIGDTNTCVTPVYLEGSVPEAMVMVNDLRENYGIFLSIVIYPVIPKGIILLRVIPTASHSLSDIDLTLTSFEAIREKLVNGTYKEIASKTKVDLDAAEVE from the coding sequence ATGGTAAAAGATTTATTCGAAAGAATTCAGAACAATAAAGGTCCCTTAGGAAAATGGGCTTCACAAGCAGAGGGTTACTTTGTATTTCCAAAATTAGAAGGTGATTTAGGACCAAGAATGAAGTTTCAAGGGAAAGAAGTTTTGAACTGGAGTTTGAATGACTATTTAGGTCTAGCTAATCATCCTGAAGTACGTAAAGCAGATGCTGATGCGGCTTTAGAATTTGGCGCAGCTGCTCCTATGGGTGCTCGTATGATGAGTGGTCACACAAAATACCATGAACAACTAGAAAATGAATTGGCTGCTTTTGTAATGAAGGAGTCAGCGTATTTATTGAATTTCGGTTACCAAGGAATGGTGTCTATTATTGATGCTTTGGTAACAAGAAATGATGTAATTGTATACGATGTAGATGGACACGCTTGTATTATTGACGGAGTTCGTTTGCATGCTGGTAAACGTTTTACATACAAACACAATGACATTGAAAGTATGGAGAAAAACCTGCAACGTGCTACCAAAATAGCGTCGGAAACAGGTGGAGGTATTCTTTTTATTACTGAAGGTGTGTTTGGAATGCGTGGTCAACAAGGTAAGTTGAAAGAAATTGTAGAAATGAAAAAGAAATACAATTTCCGTTTACTAGTTGATGATGCACACGGTTTTGGTACCCTTGGTAAAACAGGTGCTGGAGCAGGTGAAGAGCAAGGAGTTCAAGATGAAATCGATGTTTATTTCTCTACTTTTGCAAAATCAATGGCAAATATTGGAGCTTTTGTTGCTGCAGATAAAGAAATTATCGATTACCTAAAATATAATTTACGTTCACAAATGTTTGCAAAGGCGTTGCCAATGATTCAAACAATTGGTTCGTTGAAACGTTTGGAATTGTTGCGTAACCACCCAGAATTGAAAGACAAACTTTGGGAAAACGTAAATGCATTGCAAAACGGATTAAAATCTAAAGGATTTAATATTGGTGATACAAATACTTGTGTAACACCTGTATATCTTGAAGGTAGTGTGCCAGAAGCTATGGTGATGGTGAATGATTTGAGAGAGAACTACGGTATCTTTCTTTCTATTGTGATCTATCCTGTAATTCCAAAAGGAATTATTTTGTTGCGTGTTATTCCAACTGCATCTCACTCTTTATCTGATATTGATCTTACATTAACTTCTTTTGAAGCTATTCGCGAAAAATTAGTAAATGGTACTTACAAAGAAATTGCAAGTAAAACAAAAGTTGATTTAGACGCTGCCGAAGTAGAATAG
- a CDS encoding DUF3037 domain-containing protein — protein sequence MQEKNLYEYAVIRVVPRVEREEFLNVGIIVFCKKAKYIKVLHHVAVEKILAMSAEADVEQIVANISAFEKVGHGTKDGGPIAMMDIPSRFRWLTALRSSVIQTSRPHPGLCDDLDRTTARLFEDLVL from the coding sequence ATGCAAGAGAAAAACTTATATGAGTATGCCGTAATTCGGGTTGTACCAAGGGTAGAGCGCGAAGAGTTTCTTAATGTTGGAATAATAGTTTTCTGCAAAAAAGCAAAGTATATTAAGGTACTGCATCATGTGGCGGTCGAAAAAATCTTGGCAATGTCTGCAGAAGCAGATGTAGAACAGATTGTAGCTAACATTTCAGCCTTTGAAAAAGTAGGTCATGGTACCAAAGACGGTGGCCCAATCGCTATGATGGATATTCCGTCACGATTTAGATGGTTGACTGCTTTGCGTAGTTCTGTAATTCAAACATCAAGACCACATCCTGGTTTGTGTGACGATTTGGATCGAACAACAGCGCGTTTGTTTGAAGACTTAGTTTTATAA
- a CDS encoding HipA family kinase, producing MISKFNLRTVNVTRYITPLREGGSLPALAEADDDFKYVLKFKGAGHGVKALIAELIGGEIARVLKLRIPELVYANLEEAFGRTEADEEIQDLLQGSQGLNLALHFLSGAINFDPVVTTVEPLMASQIVWLDAFITNVDRTFRNTNMLIWHKELWLIDHGASLYFHHSWTNWEKHAQSPFALIKDHVLLPQAAQLAAVDTAFKAILTDEVLLEIVKLIPIEWLQWEDVEATPEELREVYFQFLSIRLKHSDNFVKEAQDAREKLI from the coding sequence ATGATAAGCAAATTCAATCTTCGTACCGTCAATGTGACGCGGTACATCACACCTTTGCGAGAAGGAGGTTCTTTGCCAGCTTTGGCCGAGGCTGATGATGATTTTAAATATGTTCTTAAGTTTAAAGGAGCAGGTCACGGTGTAAAAGCATTGATTGCCGAATTAATCGGAGGTGAAATCGCCCGTGTGCTGAAATTAAGAATTCCAGAATTGGTGTATGCTAATCTTGAAGAAGCGTTTGGACGTACTGAAGCTGACGAAGAAATTCAGGATTTGCTTCAAGGAAGTCAAGGTCTTAATTTGGCCTTGCATTTTTTGTCTGGAGCCATCAATTTTGATCCAGTGGTTACAACGGTAGAGCCGCTTATGGCCTCTCAAATAGTATGGTTGGATGCCTTTATTACCAATGTAGATCGTACTTTTAGAAATACCAATATGTTGATTTGGCACAAAGAGCTGTGGCTGATTGATCATGGTGCAAGTTTGTATTTTCATCATTCTTGGACCAATTGGGAAAAGCATGCTCAGAGTCCGTTTGCCCTTATCAAGGATCATGTTCTGTTGCCACAAGCAGCGCAACTTGCCGCCGTTGATACAGCTTTTAAGGCCATATTGACCGATGAAGTTTTGCTCGAAATAGTAAAACTTATTCCGATAGAGTGGTTGCAATGGGAAGATGTAGAAGCTACCCCAGAAGAATTGAGAGAGGTCTATTTTCAGTTTCTATCCATTCGATTAAAACATTCAGATAACTTTGTTAAGGAAGCCCAAGATGCAAGAGAAAAACTTATATGA
- a CDS encoding NYN domain-containing protein, whose translation MSQSDTELKLAVLIDADNVPYSNVKGMMEEITKFGTPTTKRIYADWTKPNANGWKSVLLEHAITPIQQYSYTVGKNSSDSAMIIDAMDLLYSYKVDGFCIVSSDSDFTRLAIRLREGGMKVIGIGEKKTPNSFIVACDRFVYIEVLDGAIKKKTKKPATSSNNTATVNTKKQAPAKTLNTIDIQTIDLIEDTIEDIGDDSGWAFLGDVGNLIVKKKPEFDPRNYGFSKLTPMLKSLTDILEIDERDSDKKGIKHVYVRLKIN comes from the coding sequence ATGTCACAAAGCGATACAGAATTAAAACTAGCCGTACTTATAGATGCCGATAATGTTCCCTACAGCAATGTAAAAGGAATGATGGAAGAAATCACCAAATTTGGTACCCCAACAACCAAGCGTATTTATGCCGATTGGACCAAACCAAATGCCAATGGATGGAAAAGTGTTTTGCTAGAACACGCCATAACCCCCATCCAACAATACAGTTACACCGTTGGGAAAAACTCCTCAGACTCTGCGATGATTATCGATGCCATGGACCTATTGTATTCGTACAAAGTAGATGGATTTTGTATTGTCTCTAGTGATAGCGATTTTACACGTCTGGCCATTCGATTAAGAGAAGGTGGAATGAAAGTAATTGGAATTGGAGAAAAAAAGACGCCAAACTCTTTTATCGTTGCTTGTGATAGATTTGTTTACATCGAAGTTTTGGATGGTGCAATCAAGAAGAAGACGAAAAAACCGGCTACCTCATCAAACAATACAGCGACTGTAAACACCAAAAAACAAGCTCCTGCCAAAACACTTAATACCATTGACATTCAAACTATTGATCTTATCGAAGATACCATTGAGGATATTGGCGATGACAGCGGTTGGGCATTTTTGGGAGATGTAGGAAACCTAATTGTAAAGAAAAAACCTGAATTTGACCCAAGGAACTATGGTTTTTCTAAACTAACTCCGATGTTAAAATCGCTGACCGATATTTTGGAAATCGACGAAAGAGATTCAGATAAAAAAGGAATTAAACATGTTTATGTTCGTCTAAAAATCAACTAA
- a CDS encoding FMN-binding glutamate synthase family protein, with product MRKQFFILGFTLLIITALVYYYLKIGFLLLVILPILLVIGYYNSVQKKHAILRNFPVLGYARYLFELIAPEIQQYFIERSTDGKPFSRNERSLVYQRAKNIDSNTPFGTQLDLNQNHYEGIKHSIFPSVVNEDLPRVWVGGADCKQPYHASLLNISAMSFGSLSENAIMALNKGAQKGHFYHNTGEGGLTEFHLQGGDITWQIGTGYFGCRTAEGTFDAGKFSEKSNLPSVKMIEIKLSQGAKPGHGGVLPAAKNTEQIAKIRGVQPNITIFSPPSHSAFKDSKGLISFIKELRTLSNGKPIGFKLCIGDTAEFESLCIEMIAADCYPDFITVDGAEGGTGAAPLEFSDGVGMPFEPALIFVNKTLIAYKIRDKIRVIGSGKIISGYAVLRAIALGADLCNSARGFMFSLGCIQALRCHNNQCPTGVATQDKMLMKGLVVTDKFERVFHFHKNTLHAANELLAATGKTSFADMDISIFMRGDEFSHLSDLYFPDNLRKHTTLQ from the coding sequence ATGAGAAAGCAATTTTTTATCCTTGGTTTTACGCTTTTAATTATTACCGCATTGGTATACTATTATTTAAAGATTGGATTTCTACTCCTAGTAATTCTACCAATTCTATTAGTGATAGGTTACTACAATAGTGTTCAAAAAAAGCACGCAATTTTGCGAAATTTCCCTGTATTGGGCTACGCTAGGTATTTATTCGAATTGATTGCACCTGAAATTCAGCAGTATTTTATTGAGCGCTCTACCGATGGAAAGCCTTTTTCTAGAAACGAACGATCGCTAGTGTACCAACGTGCAAAGAATATTGACTCCAATACTCCTTTTGGGACACAATTGGATTTAAACCAAAATCATTACGAAGGTATAAAGCATTCCATTTTTCCATCTGTAGTAAATGAAGACTTGCCTCGTGTGTGGGTTGGAGGCGCAGACTGCAAACAACCGTACCATGCTTCATTACTCAATATATCAGCAATGAGTTTTGGCTCTTTGAGTGAAAATGCTATCATGGCGCTCAACAAAGGAGCGCAAAAAGGACACTTTTATCACAATACGGGTGAGGGTGGTTTGACCGAATTTCATTTGCAAGGTGGTGATATTACTTGGCAAATCGGAACGGGCTATTTTGGTTGTAGAACGGCCGAAGGAACATTTGATGCAGGGAAATTCTCTGAAAAATCAAATTTACCGAGCGTGAAAATGATCGAAATTAAACTCTCACAAGGAGCAAAACCAGGTCATGGTGGTGTATTGCCAGCAGCAAAAAACACAGAACAAATTGCAAAAATAAGAGGAGTACAACCCAATATCACTATTTTTTCGCCACCCTCTCATTCTGCTTTTAAAGATTCGAAAGGATTAATTTCGTTTATAAAAGAACTTAGAACGCTTTCTAACGGTAAACCAATTGGTTTCAAGCTTTGTATTGGTGATACCGCCGAATTTGAGTCCTTATGTATCGAAATGATTGCAGCAGATTGCTACCCTGATTTCATTACAGTTGACGGAGCCGAAGGAGGAACTGGAGCCGCACCTTTGGAATTTTCAGACGGAGTAGGAATGCCATTTGAACCGGCATTAATTTTTGTAAACAAAACGTTGATTGCTTACAAAATTAGAGACAAAATTAGAGTAATCGGAAGCGGAAAAATCATTTCGGGTTATGCTGTTTTACGAGCCATTGCCTTAGGTGCAGACTTGTGCAATAGCGCAAGAGGATTCATGTTTTCATTGGGATGCATCCAAGCGCTACGTTGCCACAATAATCAATGCCCAACTGGTGTAGCAACACAAGACAAAATGCTGATGAAAGGTTTGGTCGTTACTGATAAGTTTGAAAGGGTTTTTCATTTTCATAAAAATACGTTACATGCCGCAAATGAGTTACTGGCAGCAACTGGAAAAACTAGCTTTGCCGATATGGATATTAGCATTTTTATGCGAGGAGACGAATTCAGCCATTTATCTGACTTATATTTTCCTGATAATTTAAGGAAGCATACAACTCTTCAATAA
- a CDS encoding hybrid sensor histidine kinase/response regulator, which yields MKRIVLATLLLFSLSGFSQYIFEGEKCPEMVNLQKFAKVINVNDLTLDIQSAIAQFDTVKSKQHLLHDVYYGFSKDNYWAQVSVQNNTKNKLRYLLQTALPSSQQVELYIVDERTKKIVKSISGSSIHSSTKVLESKEVLFSLVIKPADRLSLYVHYKSGGKVIAVPLVLHSYNHFYKKMVHLEFRDGLFYGLVLQFSIFMFFLFFALRSVKILFLSSFILASGFLPFIMDGYFSKYFTVFNDAIVTEIFLMAIVFTGIFLGKFAESTLLVRRNNKKLYFLFQLFYTINIVLLPLGLLFPQSLNVLLMIANVLGFFIFVLIVIAMFCFKNKFRSIELFFILGIAVLGMSYGIYTLKIYAVLSSSFLVEESTKIGIAITIVLFTIKEVFYLFNLRKTKKMLAQDTLSKAQEMRDLKCYLLCNISHELRTPLNVIMNYNENILEKTKDNDILEKCISIQNSSENLLNSIDDILDFTKIEKHELKVENVTFDPLDAILSLKQIAQARAEEKGLQFIFNHSDVLPSLVSGDKKKYLQIINHVIDNALKFTPVGSVTMSLSVTKVNKGKITIIVGVSDSGIGISEKKMGKIFDSFSQYKTNNKRKFGGLGLGLYLVRNLVDMLGGEFKIDSKVGEGTSCEIFVDFEVVEIEKPLLEVVETIDYDLKGKTILVVEDNKMNQVIIKMIIKQWKNTNVIFANNGLEGLNAFTKEKIDLVLMDLQMPVMDGYEASIAIRNGSVGKENKDVPIIAVTADVMEATKARVVEIGMDAYLSKPIDKRLLYKTITKCLAASAK from the coding sequence ATGAAACGAATTGTACTTGCTACCTTATTATTATTCTCGCTAAGCGGATTTTCTCAATATATATTTGAAGGTGAAAAATGTCCTGAAATGGTAAACTTGCAAAAATTTGCAAAAGTGATCAACGTAAACGATTTAACTCTTGATATTCAGTCAGCTATTGCGCAATTTGATACGGTTAAGTCCAAGCAACATTTGTTACATGATGTGTACTACGGATTTTCAAAGGATAATTATTGGGCACAAGTTTCAGTTCAAAATAACACCAAAAATAAATTAAGATATTTGCTTCAAACGGCACTGCCATCATCACAACAAGTAGAATTGTATATTGTAGATGAAAGGACAAAAAAAATAGTGAAATCAATCAGTGGTTCTTCTATTCATAGCTCAACTAAAGTACTAGAAAGCAAGGAGGTTCTTTTTAGCTTGGTCATCAAGCCAGCTGATCGATTGAGCTTGTATGTACATTACAAATCTGGTGGAAAAGTAATTGCAGTACCCTTGGTATTACATAGTTATAATCACTTTTACAAAAAAATGGTTCATCTAGAGTTTAGAGATGGTCTTTTTTACGGTTTAGTATTACAATTTTCGATTTTTATGTTTTTCTTGTTTTTTGCGTTACGTAGTGTTAAGATCTTATTTTTGTCAAGTTTCATCTTGGCTTCCGGTTTCTTACCTTTTATAATGGATGGTTATTTTTCGAAATATTTTACTGTATTTAATGATGCTATCGTGACTGAAATATTTTTGATGGCAATTGTCTTTACTGGTATATTTTTGGGGAAATTTGCTGAGTCAACGCTGCTAGTTAGGCGCAATAATAAAAAATTATATTTTCTGTTTCAACTTTTTTATACTATTAATATAGTACTGCTGCCACTTGGTTTATTGTTTCCACAGTCATTAAACGTGTTATTGATGATAGCAAATGTACTTGGTTTTTTTATTTTTGTTTTAATTGTAATTGCCATGTTTTGCTTCAAAAATAAATTTCGATCGATAGAATTGTTCTTCATCCTCGGAATTGCAGTATTAGGAATGAGCTATGGTATTTATACTCTAAAAATATACGCTGTATTGTCTTCCAGTTTTTTAGTTGAAGAAAGCACCAAAATAGGGATTGCAATAACAATAGTCTTGTTTACGATTAAGGAGGTTTTCTATCTTTTTAATTTAAGAAAAACGAAGAAAATGCTTGCTCAAGATACGCTGTCAAAAGCGCAGGAGATGAGAGATTTAAAATGTTACCTGTTGTGTAATATAAGTCACGAATTGCGAACGCCTTTGAATGTTATTATGAATTACAACGAAAATATTCTTGAAAAAACCAAAGATAATGACATCTTAGAAAAATGTATTAGTATTCAAAATTCTTCAGAAAATTTACTAAATTCTATTGATGATATATTAGATTTTACTAAAATCGAAAAACACGAGCTTAAAGTGGAAAATGTTACGTTTGATCCATTAGATGCTATTTTGAGTTTAAAACAAATTGCACAGGCTAGAGCCGAAGAAAAAGGATTGCAATTCATTTTCAATCATTCAGATGTGCTTCCTAGTTTGGTGTCTGGAGATAAAAAGAAATATCTGCAAATTATTAATCATGTAATTGATAATGCATTAAAATTTACTCCAGTTGGATCTGTTACGATGTCACTATCGGTTACAAAAGTTAATAAAGGTAAGATTACCATAATTGTAGGTGTATCTGATTCTGGAATAGGTATTAGCGAGAAAAAAATGGGTAAAATATTTGATTCTTTTTCTCAATATAAAACAAATAATAAACGAAAATTTGGAGGTTTAGGTCTTGGGTTGTATTTAGTTCGAAATCTAGTTGATATGTTGGGAGGGGAATTTAAAATTGATAGTAAAGTAGGTGAGGGTACATCTTGCGAGATTTTTGTAGACTTCGAAGTTGTAGAAATAGAAAAGCCTTTGCTAGAAGTGGTTGAGACTATTGATTATGATTTAAAAGGGAAAACGATTTTGGTGGTTGAGGACAATAAGATGAATCAAGTTATTATTAAAATGATCATTAAACAATGGAAAAATACCAACGTAATTTTTGCTAATAATGGACTGGAAGGGCTTAATGCATTTACAAAAGAGAAGATAGACCTTGTTTTAATGGATCTACAAATGCCGGTTATGGATGGGTATGAAGCATCAATTGCTATTCGAAATGGTAGTGTAGGCAAAGAAAACAAAGATGTACCAATTATTGCTGTTACTGCCGATGTTATGGAGGCGACAAAAGCCCGAGTAGTAGAGATAGGTATGGATGCTTATCTAAGTAAACCAATAGACAAAAGGTTATTATACAAAACCATTACAAAGTGTTTAGCCGCTAGTGCAAAATAA
- a CDS encoding response regulator — MILKKWSNTTVVFANNGQEALDAFATQTIDVVLMDLQMPVMDGYEATIAIRNGVAGLYNANVPIIAVTADVMESTKNRAFEIGMNDYLTKPIKKETLFEAISKSLQLTYVKDLSA; from the coding sequence ATGATTCTAAAAAAGTGGAGTAATACCACAGTTGTTTTTGCAAATAATGGTCAAGAAGCTTTGGATGCTTTTGCAACACAGACCATAGATGTCGTTTTGATGGATTTACAAATGCCGGTTATGGATGGTTATGAGGCTACAATTGCGATACGGAATGGTGTTGCTGGGTTGTATAATGCCAATGTACCTATAATTGCAGTTACGGCTGATGTGATGGAATCAACAAAAAATAGGGCTTTTGAAATTGGAATGAATGATTATTTAACCAAACCTATTAAAAAAGAAACGCTGTTTGAGGCTATATCCAAAAGTTTGCAGTTGACGTATGTTAAAGACCTCTCTGCTTAA
- a CDS encoding sensor histidine kinase — protein MQLFSPKTNCNTILLFVALLFFTVVQGQYVFQKDAIPESISLQPYATVVDVGLKQLDVKQVIRDFDALQPTVMNPKSDDLGFTNHYWWTKIPLQNATNTHLNYYFETARPITDRVELYVVNSKTGIMTKAVSGDNMPFKDRAYRSRKTIFKLDIQPNSKVDLYLHIKSDGEVIKMPLLLSDSDSFNDATAFEQFIFGIFYGILLIAAIIYFFFYYALRERTFLYYSLYVLFVGCMQLSLDGFFYKYIDPSGGWVSQHAVLIFAMSTGILLGKYSEVFLKIKEHSRFIYLAFNVVFGLVFVLLAVVVFVPAALPLCSLIANVLGLFILILIISSIVSLVRKKIKVDAFFAFGILFLILGFGVFILNNFGLMPNNFLVQNSSKFGTGLEVIFLSLSMANLIRNLRNERNELNRLALVRAEEMSDLKTYFLSNISHELRTPLNAILNLIDSVSSEVVDESIKKNCQVIKYSSHSLLSSVNDILDFSKIEKKEIKMDTVDFDPLLVMEQVKDSAKLRAKDKGLEFIFKKRGNFPEMVSGDETRLVQVLNNVISNAIKFTSEGFVKFEIEAVQKSDSKASFILTVSDSGVGISKDKMETIFDSFSQNNVDNKRKFGGLGLGLYIVKTLVNMQNGTVNMTSYVNKGTCCVITLEFPLTQNGKIKVVQEQPQLYDM, from the coding sequence ATGCAATTATTTAGCCCCAAGACTAATTGTAATACGATCCTACTATTTGTTGCTCTGCTGTTTTTTACAGTGGTGCAAGGGCAGTATGTATTCCAAAAAGACGCAATACCAGAATCTATTTCGCTTCAACCTTATGCAACTGTTGTTGATGTTGGACTCAAACAATTAGATGTTAAACAAGTTATTCGTGACTTTGATGCATTACAACCTACTGTAATGAATCCAAAATCAGACGATTTAGGTTTCACCAATCACTATTGGTGGACCAAGATTCCGCTTCAAAATGCTACCAATACCCATTTAAATTATTATTTCGAAACAGCAAGGCCTATCACAGATCGTGTGGAATTGTACGTGGTGAACTCCAAAACCGGTATCATGACCAAAGCAGTTAGTGGTGATAATATGCCGTTTAAGGATCGCGCCTACCGTAGTCGTAAAACCATTTTTAAACTCGATATACAACCCAATTCAAAGGTAGATTTGTATTTGCATATCAAGAGTGATGGTGAGGTGATTAAGATGCCTTTACTTTTGAGTGATTCGGATAGTTTTAATGATGCTACTGCTTTTGAGCAATTTATTTTCGGAATTTTTTATGGGATCTTACTTATTGCTGCCATTATATACTTCTTCTTTTATTATGCACTTCGAGAGCGTACTTTTTTATATTATAGTCTATATGTTTTGTTTGTAGGCTGTATGCAATTGTCATTGGATGGCTTTTTTTATAAATATATCGATCCAAGTGGTGGTTGGGTTTCTCAGCATGCGGTGTTGATCTTTGCAATGTCAACCGGTATCTTATTAGGTAAGTATAGCGAAGTGTTCTTGAAAATTAAAGAACATAGCCGTTTTATATACCTTGCCTTTAATGTCGTTTTCGGTTTGGTTTTTGTCCTTCTAGCTGTAGTTGTATTTGTGCCTGCTGCTTTGCCACTTTGTTCTCTTATTGCAAATGTGCTCGGACTGTTTATTTTAATCTTAATCATTAGTTCAATTGTTTCTTTAGTTCGAAAGAAAATAAAAGTAGATGCCTTTTTTGCCTTTGGTATTTTGTTTTTAATACTTGGTTTTGGGGTGTTTATTTTGAATAATTTTGGTTTGATGCCTAATAATTTCTTGGTTCAAAATAGTTCGAAATTTGGAACAGGGCTAGAGGTTATCTTTCTATCCTTATCTATGGCCAATTTAATTCGAAATCTCCGCAATGAGCGAAATGAGTTAAACCGTTTGGCCTTGGTTCGAGCGGAAGAAATGAGCGATTTAAAAACTTATTTTTTATCGAATATTAGCCACGAATTGCGCACCCCTTTGAATGCGATCCTAAATTTAATTGATTCTGTTTCTAGTGAAGTAGTTGATGAAAGTATAAAAAAGAATTGCCAAGTAATCAAATACTCTTCTCATAGTTTACTGAGCTCTGTGAATGATATTTTAGATTTTTCGAAAATAGAAAAGAAAGAAATAAAGATGGATACGGTTGATTTTGATCCCTTGTTGGTCATGGAGCAAGTCAAAGACAGCGCTAAGCTTCGTGCAAAAGATAAAGGCTTGGAATTTATATTTAAAAAGAGAGGTAATTTTCCAGAAATGGTTTCCGGTGATGAGACACGTTTGGTTCAGGTATTGAATAATGTGATTAGTAATGCTATAAAATTTACTTCAGAAGGTTTTGTGAAATTCGAAATAGAAGCCGTGCAAAAATCAGATTCAAAAGCAAGTTTTATTCTAACGGTTTCAGATTCTGGTGTCGGAATTTCGAAAGATAAAATGGAGACGATTTTTGATTCCTTCAGTCAAAATAATGTGGATAATAAAAGGAAGTTTGGCGGACTTGGTTTGGGACTGTATATCGTGAAAACATTGGTAAACATGCAAAACGGAACTGTTAATATGACAAGTTATGTCAATAAAGGAACTTGTTGTGTGATTACGCTAGAGTTTCCTTTAACACAAAATGGAAAAATAAAAGTTGTGCAGGAGCAACCCCAGTTATATGATATGTAA
- a CDS encoding non-canonical purine NTP diphosphatase: MQLVFASNNKNKIKEIQQLLPATIQILSLSDIGCTEEIPETAATIEGNAILKANYVTEKYGYNCFADDTGLEVDALDGAPGVYSARYAGEPSDSNANMDKLLLNLKNTDNRKAQFKTIITLNLNGKHTLFEGIAAGSITTERSGSEGFGYDPIFRPKGYDDTFAEMSANLKNEISHRGKATRLLIDHLNRL; encoded by the coding sequence ATGCAACTTGTTTTTGCTTCGAATAATAAAAACAAAATCAAAGAAATTCAACAACTTCTTCCGGCAACGATCCAAATTCTAAGTCTAAGCGACATAGGCTGTACCGAAGAAATTCCAGAAACGGCAGCCACTATTGAAGGGAACGCCATATTGAAAGCCAATTATGTAACTGAAAAATATGGTTACAATTGTTTTGCAGACGATACAGGACTAGAAGTTGATGCACTTGACGGTGCACCCGGAGTCTATTCTGCACGTTATGCAGGCGAACCGTCAGATTCAAATGCAAATATGGATAAATTATTACTGAATCTAAAAAACACTGACAACCGAAAAGCACAGTTTAAAACCATCATCACACTGAACCTGAATGGCAAACATACCTTATTTGAAGGTATTGCAGCAGGAAGCATCACTACAGAACGATCAGGCTCAGAGGGTTTTGGCTACGACCCTATCTTTCGACCAAAAGGTTATGATGACACCTTTGCCGAGATGTCTGCGAACCTTAAAAACGAGATAAGTCACAGAGGAAAAGCCACACGCTTATTGATCGACCATTTAAACCGACTCTAA